GTAATGCCTTTTACAGTGCCATTAAAATAAACCTGGCCCTGGCTCTGATATTCCCCTAAAATTTGGTTGAATTTGGGCGGCAGCAAGGCCAGCAACGATTGCACATTGGTGTTTTTACCCGCGAAACGTAAATCCAGATCGGTAGGCCCGTTGTATTTTACCAAACCGGCTACCTGGTACCGCGCCGGCCCCACCGCAACTTCCCCCGAAGAAATACTTACCTGGTTTTGTTGCCGGTCAATTATCAGATTGGTTTCCAAATCTACCTGTTTATCCTGAAAATAATCATCACCTTCTATCCGGATGGTTTGCAGATGCGCCTGACCGTTGGCCGCCACCAGAATGGTTTTGCCGGTAACTTGCAGGGCAGCCTGTACCTGACGGGTTTTTAGTTGATAGTATTGGTTGCGGTGCTGGTCCGAGTAGGTGAGCGCTACATTTTGCAGGGTTATTTTCTTCAGCTCAAACGCAAACTGCTCATTTTTTGACTGGCTGGTATCCGGCGCAAAAACCAGGTAATTGGCGGTGCCATCGGGTAAAAATTTAATCGAGACTTTGCCGTCTTCCAGAAACATTTCCTGAACGCGGTATTTGCTGCGCAGCACATCGAGCAAGTTAAAGGTAAAGTAAAGTCGTTTGGCCTGGATCAGGGGCGCTTGGCTCTGAGTAAAGCTTTCGGTAACGGTAACGTTTTTTAGCGTAATAGCCAGGTCCGGAAACTTATTTACCAGCGAAAGCCCGATTTGCCCCACCTGCACTTTGGTTTTTAAGTGTTGGTTGGCCTCCGCTACAAACAGCTGAATAATTTTTTCCTGACACGTATACAACAAGCCCGCCCCGAGTACCAGCAACAGTAAAATACCACTTAAGCTATACTGTATTACCTTGCGAATGCCTATCTTATTCAAAACGAAAGCTTTATAAATTTACCGAATCAGGCATTAAAAATACATTCTAAAATCCGGCGGGGCAAACCAGAGGGGGTTAAAAATTTTTTTAATTTTTTTTGAGCAAGTACTTGCAGATTCAAAAAAAACCACGACATTTGCATCACCAAACGACAACAACAGGTTGTTAAAACACAAAAAAGGGGTGTTAGCTCAGCTGGTTCAGAGCACCTGCCTTACAAGCAGGGGGTCACTGGTTCGAATCCAGTACGCCCCACATTAATTAAAAAGCCTTCCAAGTTATTGGAAGGCTTTTTAATTTTATAACCTTAAGAAACCAAGTACAGATTTACTGATTTTTTATAATAATGTAGTTGCTCTCTGTTTCTTATTTCCTTGGTCAAACAGCTACTTTGCTTTAACATTATAATTGAGCCTTTACAAGTTCGGCTACTACCGCTCGGCCGCCTTGGTTCATGTGCAATTTGTCTGCTTGGAAATACTTTCGATTGGCAACAGAATCAAAGTTGCCGATCCGCTTATCTGCAGCTAAATCCACTAAGGCATCCGCGCCAATTTTTTGCCAATTAGTTCGGAGCCACCGATTAAACTTTAGTCGTTCTGACTCTCGTTGATTTTCAGTGGGAGCATATTTAGCATATTGGCTGGCTGTTAAAGTAAAAGCAAAGGTAGTGATGTAATTACTATTAGCGCGTTGGTGATAAGCCTTGATCATAGTGGCTAAAGCATCAGCATTTGATCCGTGGTGTAAGTCGTTTATACCACCCCAAACCATTAAAATGGCCCGGTTCTTCGTACAGGCCGGAATTACCTGGATTTGCTGATCTTCCAGCATTTGAGCTAAAGTCTGCCCAGCTACGGCAAAGTTCTGCCATCCAACATAACCTGGTCCTACTTGCTGCCGCAGTAAAATGGGCCACTCCGTGCCACCATCCTTTGGTTTGGGAGTAGTCATACTATCCCCATCAAATACAATCTGTCTAGTAAGCTTTGTCTCACAAGAAAAGATTACTGTAAGAGTGAATATGAGTAAACAGTATTTCATGTTTATGGATAATCTGGTGCATAAATAAATACTACTTGGTAAGTTTTTGTTACCTGCAATGCAAAAGCAAGTTCGAAAATGCTTTTTCTAAAATTTAAGCAAATACTTATATTTATTTTAGTAAATACTTATATTTAATTCAGGTAGAGTTTTAGAAAGTATGCTGGGTTAAAAAAGGCAATGGGGGTTTAATATGAAAGAATGTGCGAGAGCCTCATCAAGCTAAACTGTCCTTATTGCCAGAACAGTAAAATAGTAAATAACGGAAAGAAAAGAATGGTTCCCGGAACCTGTTGTGCCATTGCTGCTGCAAACAGTTTTAAGCCGCTTACCAGTATAAAGGGGTTAATCCCGCCACTAAGCAGTTGATGATACGACTACTGGAAAGGAATACCGGCATCCGGGACATGTAACAGGTACTACAAGTAAGCCGCCAGTGTGTGTTGCGGATCTTGCTGCGACAGGGCAATGCCATTCAGATTAAGCCAGCCCAAAAGCACTATTCTACTGTTCAAATTGATGAAGTCTGGAGCTTTGTAGGTCAGCGGAAGAAAGGCAAGTACTGGTTGTTTTATGCTTACAGTGCAGAATACGACAAAATATTGACCTATACGTGCGGGAGCAGGAGCGCTACTACATTACAGACATTACTCAGAAAGCTACAAGGAGTGAATATTGACCAATATTGTACCGACTACTGGAAAGCATTTGCCAAAATTTTGCCGACAGAAAAGCACCGCATTGGGAAAGCTTATACCAAAAATATAGAAGGGGTGAATACTTGCCTGATAGCCAGGAACAAGCGTCTTGTTAGATAAAACCACCTGTTTCTCCAAGAAAAAAGAAAACCATATCGCTAGCTTGAATATCATGTTCAACTACCGCAATAAAACCAAAATCCAACCATCATACTTTTTAACCCACTATCTCGGTATTTTATTTATATGGTAAAACATAGGCAAAACTTTTAAATAAATCAGAGAGATAATTAAATTTAAAATGAAGATTGTGGTGTTACTTTTTTGAAAATTCAATCTGATGAATTAACAACCTTATGTGGAAACATCTCATTAACTTTTCTATAAATTATTATTGTTAAAGCACTCAACTACCAACATTGTATTTGCTTTTGATCTTAATCATAAAATATCATTTTGAATTATTATAATCTCACTTTTAACTACAAATAATTGTTAGTTTAACATAATGTTGGTTATAGGAATTTAGAATAACTTCTCACATCCGCGTTAATGAAGTAAATTCTGCCTATATTTCTCTCCTACAGGCACCCTTGTTTTACCCAGCTCGATTGTTGATTTACTTATGGCGGTAATATGGGAAACGTTTATCAAGAAAGAGCGGTGTACCCGGCGAAACAACGTGGAAGGCAGTAATTCCACTAAGGATTTCATGGTCATGTGGGTGATATATTTACTTTGACCGGTGTTTATTAGTAGGTAGTCTTTAACGGATTGGACGTAGATAATAGCAGCATGCTCCACCTTGATTAATTTGCCGTTGACTTTAAAGTAAGAGTAGCTTTTTTCCGCTTGGGGTACAATGGGCTGTTTTAAGAACTTAGCCACACTAACTTGAAACCGCTCATAAGTAATAGGCTTTAACAGGTAGTCGACGGCTTGCAATTCATAACTCATCACCGCGTACTCGGAAAAAGCCGTAGTAAAAATAAAAGCGGGGGGATTTTTTAAAGATTGGATAAACTCGATACCACTTAAGATGGGCATGCGAATGTCCAGGAAAAGTAAATCTATCTTTTCCCGGTGTATAACTTCAAAGGCTTCCAGGGAATTGGCACATTTTTGTACTAGTTGTAGTTGAGGCGTTTGTAAAATGTGGTTTTCCAATATCTGCTGGGCCAAAGGTTCATCATCCACTATAAGGCACTGTATCATGTGATTTTAGTTGAATAGTTAACCGCAATTCATAAACGGTCTCCCCGTTATTTATCTCCATCGTATACCGGCCAGGATAAAGAAGGTCGAGTCTTTTCAATACATTCTCTAAACCAATTCCTTTTGGCGGGTTACGAACTAAACCGGCCTTACTGTTACTAATTTCAGTAAACAGCTCCTTTCCCATCAGGCTGATAATGATCTGCACAAAACCTGCGTTAGTTTCTTCCGCTAAACCATGTTTAAAGGAGTTTTCTACCAAGGGTAATAGTAAGAGCGGTTCAATCTGAGCCGTGTCCCTTATTCCTTGGGTATCAAATAGGATTCTGGTTTGGCCGGAGTAACGCACCGCTTCCACTGCCACGTAATGCTTCAGAAAATCAATTTCCTGCTGGAGTTGAACCAAAGGTTTGGAAGCCTCATAAATAATGTAGCGCATCATTTCTGCCAACCGGGCTACAAGCGGAGCCGCTTGCACGGAATCCTGGAGAATTAGCGCGTAAATATTATTGAGGGTATTAAAAAAGAAATGCGGTTGTAGCTGCACTTTTAAATACGTTAACTCTGCCTGTAGTTGTTGCTTGTGTATCCTTTGCAGTTGCTGTTCTTGTTTAGCTGACTTGATGAAATATCCCAAGGCGCTTATCACCAAAAGCTCCCGACAGATATAAAAGAGGCTAAAGTTTAGCTTAATACTTTTTTTAAAATTAATCCCTTGGGAAGAAATAAAATTTACCGGAGAAAAGCTTATTTGAGAAACGAGCCCATTAATCAAGGGAGTATAAAAATTAAACACCAGCAGAAAGCAGAAAAGCAATCCGCCAAAAAGCAGATACCGTTTCCGGAAGAGATATCGCTGTAGCAAAAGTTTATAATACACCCAGTACGGAACCAGGTACCCTATCCCAGAGACGATTCGGTAGGGTAAAGTTTGTAAAACAATAGTCGTGCTGCCTCCTTCCCGAAGATTAAACTCAATATCCGATGAAAGGGGAAAGAACAGGAAATAGCCCAGGAAAAAAGCAATTTCCAGCCAGACAAACCGGTTACTGAATCGGCGTATATTTAAATACATAGTACGTCAAAGTACTCAATTTCTCTTTTTGGCAGTAGAAGGTATGGTAATCTTTTATCAGTTTTCGACTAAACCGGCATTATTTTCGACTAAATGGGCCGGCATTAATTCCGTCTAAATTCCTGGGGATATCGTCTAAACCGGCTTTTTTAAGTATTCTATTCGTGTAGGTTTGTAGCACTTAACAAGAAAACCTATGACAGCCACGTTACTAATTCCGGCTCTTTTATTTGGGGTGATGAGTACTTTCCACCAGTTCAGGATTTCTGAACGTACTGCTAAAATTGCATTAGGTAAATCTGAACCACCCCAAGCCATTCTGGATAAGGTAAAAAAAGCACAAGCCGCGTTACAAACAATCTCTTATACCATGGAACGGACCGATACGCTGGTTACCGGTGACGTCCGCACCATGCGGGGAAAGGTAAAGCTGCAGGTCGCTATTCAAGACAGTATTTTTGGTTTTAAGTTCGTGGCCCGGAAAGATAGTGAACCAGGCGAAAGAATTTATGACGGACACGTGGGATATGAAACTTACCCGGGTACTAAAACTTACCGATTACTAACGGAGGCTTCTCGCGTGCGGCAATTATTAAACGGGGGTGGGGGGCATCTCGTCCTGGAAGATCTTGTTCGAATTAATACCTCCCAAGTGACGACTATGCATCTTCGGGAAGATGCCCAACATTATTATCTTACCTTTAACTACCGTGATCTGGAGGAATACGATGTTCGCAAACGCTATAAAGTTTTTACTATCGCTAAGTCCAGCCTGCTACCTGTTGCCTTGAGGAGCCATCAGGAGACCTTAGGAAAGATTCAAGATTTATCCTACCGGATAACCGGGTTGCTGGTAAATGATCCTGCTTTCAGCTATAATTTCTCCGAACTGTCCTTCCTTAAAGATTATAATCAGGTGCTAGAAGTACACGCTAATAGGCCGGTGATGAACTTAAAAGATAAACCGTTTCCCCCCTTTGCTCTTCGTTCCTTTGGAAATGATCCGGTATCTTCGGCGCCATTAAAAGGTCAGGTTGTCTTGCTTGATTTTTGGGAAGTCTGGTGCAGCCCCTGTATCGAAGCGCTGCCGAAGATGGAACAATTATATAGCACGTATAAAAAGCGTGGTTTACAGGTCTACGGTATCGTAAATGACTTAAAACAACTGGAAGCAGCAAAAGCTTTGGTACGTAAAAGAGGTTTAAGTTATGCGATGTTGATAGGGAATGAAGCGTTACGAAAAGATTATCATTTAACGGGGGCAGTTCCGCTATATATCTTAATTGATAAAAAAGGCCAAGTTCGGATGATAAGCGAAGGCTTTCCCGCTGAGCTAGAAGCAATCATTCAAAAAGTGCTTACAGAGTAAAATTTAAGGAGGATCAGATTAGAGTCACTTAACATAACTTGACTTATAGGACTAGGTTGGTCATGCTTAAGGTTTGACGATGATTCGTCCGCCATGGGAGGGAGAGAGATAAAACTTCATCTTTAACTCTTTTTCCAAGTCTAGTAATTGGTTGTTTAAGGCAATGCTGCGTAGTCCGATGGAGCTTCTTAAAGAGTCGGCATGAGCAGCTTGCTCTGGGCTAATTTACTGCTCCCAAATAACAAAAGCTTGATCTTGCCCACTCGTATCTACTACCCGGCGCCAAGACTCCACAATTGCCAGTTCGATGGCCGATATTTCCCCCCGCTCCAAAGCGGCGTATAGCTTGGGTTGTAACTGCTGGTAAATAGAATCATGCTCATTGTGACTGATCAGCACCGTTGCCCAGGAATGGTCTCCAATAATCTTTTCTCCGGGGTAGCCCACTTGATCCATGATTTGATTAATGCGTCGCACTTGCGCTCGGTTGTGGGGAACAAATTTTTGCTTGGTATAGCGTTCGCGCCACTTTATTCCGGGGGTCAAAGCCACGCGGAGGGCGCGTTTCTGGTCGGCGGCCAACATTTGCTTGATCTCGGTGCGCAGAGTTAAATTAATGTTGTTTTCGAATGCTTTTTGAAATTGATCCTCGCGGGCCAGGAGCTTTTTAAATTGATCATTGGATTTGAACGGCTGCAGGGTTTTTCTTTTTAGGATCTGTTTGGAAGTCCAACCTTTTAGCATGGCTTTTTCTAAAAAGAAGTAGAGGTTGGCGGTGTCTTTGGTGTAAGCGGCCAGTTGAGTGGCCACCTTCAGATCCCGTAAAAAAACATGCGGATAGGTAGCCGTTAGCTGGAGATAGATTTTTAAACTTTCCGGAAATTGCCGAGCTACCAGATGTTCTTCGGCTTGGGTGATTTGCTGATGATAAGCCAAATAGTTTAGAGTTTGAGCCGAACAGAAAACAGGAAGCAAGAGCAGTAGCAGGCAGATGTTTTTCATGGGAAAGACTTTTCCTGCAGATGCTTTTTAGGCTTTAGAAGTTGCCTGCCAAAATTAGAACAGCCTATAAAGGTAAGGAGGTGGATCCCTCTATACATTCGACCGGTTATTGTGTTGAGCTACTGCTTTTTTAAATAGTGATTCCAGGAGCCACTGGTGTTAGAAATAAAAAGGATATAGTCAAAAGCATCCACCATGTTTCCTGACTGAAATTGATCGTCCGTCACCCCGTAGCCCAATAGCCGATGCTCCACAATCATCGCGGGAACAAGCAATTTATCTGTACTTATAATAAAGTTTTTGTGCTTTACTTGATTTAAGTAGTATTCAATTTGGGATGTTTTGGGAACCACTAACCGGTTGGTACGCACTACTCCCTGTGCATTGTTATTATACCCGGTATAAAATCCTTGGTATGTAGCTAATCCCATGGCCGCATAATCTGTCTTTAAGGAGCGGGATAAGTGCTGCCCCATGGATTGGGAGAATTTACTTTTTGTTTTCTGCACATGCCCATTATGAGCCCAAACGATCATCCGGTGACCCCTATTTAGCTCCTCTAAAATATTGTTGGCCATGAGTGAATCTCTCAGTTCCGAGGCTTTTCCCATATCGCTGGAAAACTGCGGATCGTTCATTCGTAAGAACTGGCGATAGTTATTCAGGTTCTTTAGAAGAGCGGGATTGCTAATCTTATCGAGTTCCTGGTACATCTTTTTACTATCCTGAATTATTCTGTTATAGGTGTCTACAGCCACTTGGTGCCCGTAAAGCTCATTACTCAGCGAGTTGAAAGTAGCTATCAAGCTGTCAGCGGCGGATAGCGCTGGTGGGTCTTTCAAAGCGGAACGCAGATTGCTCATTGCTTTGTAAGGACTTTGAAAATCATAACCATAAAATAAAACCTTTGTCTTGGCCGTCGCATTATGCATTTTCAGGTGCTTAATAAGATCTACAAACTCCCGGGTTTCATAGGTGTACTGGCGGAAGCTTTTTAGAATTTCATTCAAGTCGCCTTTTCCATCTATTAGATATTGATTAAGATCTTCTACTTCGGCATAGGGAGCTTCCAATCCGATTCTGTCAAATTGATGGAACCCAATTAACTTTTTAATGATATTTGCCTTGGCCAGGAAAAATTCATGCGTACCATGAGTCGCTTCCCCAAGGCCCAAGGCTCTGTATTGAGTTAAGTTTTTGAGTAAAGTGGAATTGGCTGCTTGGGTGAAAGAAAAAGTACTATCAAGAGGGATCGCCCGCTGGTTTAATTCTTTAACCAAATCCCTGGTCTGGGCAAAGGATGTAAGTATAATGAACGATAGCAGAAGAAGGGTTATCAGTCTTTTCATGTCCTAAGGATGATTGTGACAACCGGATTCCATAATTGAAAACCTTTTTTGTTCCAAGACAAGCTAATCCCAGTCAATGTCTTTCTAGTTTTAGTAAACGAGTAAAAGTACCAGAAAATGCGCCCTAAAAAGAACCTGTTCAGAACGCTGGAAACGCGATCTTTCTGATAACGAATCATATGTTAAATAAGGATCGGTTTCTAGCTTTTGTTATATTTATAAGTTGTAAGGGGTAATATTTTATTGACTGAGTTATTTTCCATGAGCATACTTATTAGGCTAAATGGCCAAATAGGAGTTAGGGTTAATGGCTTCGCATAAAAAGCAGTGGCAGTTGGTAATCTTATTTTCTTTTATAGCTTTTTACCTCAACTATCAGGAAGAACTTCCACCTTTTAAAAATATTATAGAAAGTGAGTGTTCCAAAAGAAGTAGGATGTAACAAATGCGTAAATTTTATAATAAGCTATTGGGTATAAGTTATTTATCAACTTGTTTGTTTTGATTTACGGCTAAATTAATTTATATTAATTCAATTATTAGTATTAATTACTACGGCTTCTTTCCCTTAAGTGAAGTTCACTAGATTTTGCTAGTTTAGAAATGGCTATTCACATGGATTCTACCTCACAGGGCTCCTGCCATTAATTTTGAATCCCCGGTGGTTCAGCGGATGTCCTGTTATCAGCAAAACTTCTGTCTGGGCTTTTTTCTGCTGATAGTACTCATTCCATTCTTAAACTCCACCACCATGAAAACACCTATACTCCTTTCCAGAATAGAGCATATAGTCTGCAAATTAAACTTTGATTGGATTAGATTAGCTATTATCCTACTGCTCTTAAGTACTTTTTCTGTTACCACCTTTGCCCAAAACAAGCTCTGGGATAAAGCCTTTGGGGGTAGTGATAATGACCAATTATCTTCTATGCACTTAACCAGCGATGGGGGCTATATTCTGGGCGGTACTTCCAGGTCTCCCGCTAGTGGGGATAAAAGCGAAGGAAATAAAGGAGGTGATGCAGGCGACTCTGACTACTGGGTAATAAAGCTCAAAGCTGACGGTACCAAAGCTTGGGATAAAACGCTGGGTGGTACTGGGGGGGAAAACTTAACTTCTGTGCAGCAGACCAACGATGGCGGCTATATTCTGATAGGCCAGTCCGAATCCAATAAGAGCGGTGATAAAACAGAAGACAATAAAGGGGAAGAGTATACAACTGACTTTTGGATCGTGAAGCTGAATGCCAACGGTACCAAAGCCTGGGATAAAACTATTGGTGGGAATAACTATGATGTATTTCCATCCATTCAGCAGACCCTAGATGGCGGCTATATTCTAGGAGGCGGCTCCTATTCTGGGAAAAGCGGAGACAAAAGTGAAGTCTCTAAAGGCGGCCCTGATTACTGGGTGGTGAAAATAGATGCCGCTGGCCATAAAGAATGGGATAATACCCTAGGCGGTAGCGAGGAGGATCTATTGACTTCTCTGCAGCAGACCCTAGATGGGGGCTATATATTGGGAGGACGATCAACATCGGGAAAAAGCGGCGATAAAACGGATGATAGCCGGGATACAAGTCAAAGTGAATGGAATAAAGGTGACTACTGGATCGTGAAAATAGATGGGAAAGGAAATAAAATTTGGGATAAGACTTTTGGGGGGAATAGAGGTGATTTCTTAACTTCTCTGCAGCAGACCAGTGACGGGGGGTATATTCTGGGAGGGTCTTCCAGATCTGATATCAGCGGCGATAAAACTGAAGGGAATAAAGGAATCCGTGATTACACGGACTACTGGGTGGTAAAGGTAAATACCGACGGCACGAAAGCTTGGGATAAAACTCTTGGAGGAAATCATATTGATGTATTAGCCTCCGTACAGCAAACCCGGGAAGGAGGGTATATTCTTGGCGGTTCTTCCCGGTCCAATATGGGCAGGGATAAGAGCGAAGATCCCCGCGGTGACGTAACCTACGAGAATCGCTATGACTACTGGGTGGTGAAGTTACAGGCTGACGGTACGGAACAGTGGGATAAGACCTTGGGCGGTGATTATAGTGACCGGTTGGCTGTGCTGCAGCAAACCCCAGATGGAAATTATATGCTGGGGGGCACCTCCGAGTACAATATCAGTGGAGACAAAACCGAAGCAAAAGGAGGCGAAGATTACTGGGTGGTCAAGGTACAGGAAAGTGGTAAAAAAAGGCAAACCATTACCTTCAATCCCATCTTGTACAAGACCTTGAGTGATTCTCCTTTCTCCCTTTCGGCTAAGTCTAGCTCGGGCCTGCCGGTAAGTTTCAGCATTCTGTCCGGTCCGGCTACTATAAAAGATAATACCGTTACGCTCACCGGCCTTGGCACGGTTTCGATTAAAGCATCGCAGGCCGGGAATAATATCTACAACGCGGCCTTCGAAGTTAGCCAAGTGTTTCTGGTAGAAGCAGCGACACCCTTTGCCAAACTTTGGGATAAAACCTTTGGTGGCAGTTTTCGTGATGAACTTTCTGCCATGGTAGCCACAGCCGATGGCGGGTATTTGCTGGGTGGTTTTTCCTCGTCGGGCATTAGCGGCGACAAGACCGAGGCCACTAATGGCATATGGTTGGTTAAGATTAATGCCCATGGGGCTAAAGAATGGAATAAAACTTTCGGCAGCGTATTCATTGAAGGGCTTTCAGCTATGATTACTACCGCGGATGGCGGTTACTTGCTCGGGGGTACCAGTGACTCTGAGAAAGATTACTGGATTGGAAAATTCGATGCAATGGGAAATAAAGTTTGGGAAAAGGCTTATGGTGGCAAAGATGAGGATGATCTGACGGCTTTAATAGCCACACCGGATGCCGGATACTTGCTAGGTGGTTATTCCAGATCCGGTAAAGGTGGCGATAAAAGCGAAGACAGCAGATTTTGCGATGGTGAAGGGTGTTCTATTGATTATTGGGTAATAAAAATTGATGGCAATGGCAATAAGATTTGGGATAAAACTTTGGGTGGCAACGCTCCTGATTTCTTACGGGCCCTGATAACAACGGCTGATGGGGGCTATTTACTAGGAGGTTGGTCTGGTTCTCCTGTTAGTGGGGATAAAAGCCAGGATAGTAGGGGAGATGCTGACTACTGGATAGTAAAGATCGATACCGACGGCAAAAAGGTCTGGGATAAGACGTTTGGTGGTAATAACTTGGATGAACTGAAAGCCTTGGTGACTACGGCCGATGGCGGCTATCTACTGGGGGGTATTCCCAATCCGGGATTGGTGGGGATAAGAGCCAAGCTAGTCGGGATGGAGATGGGTATGAAATAGGAGACTATTGGGTCGTCAAGCTGGATGCTAATGGTACTAAACTCTGGGATAAGACTTTTGGTAGCAACGCCGAAGATAACCTAATGGCTATAGTGGTCACGGCGGATAGCGGCTTTTTACTGGCTGGTTACTCTAGTTCAGGTATAGGCGGCGAGAAGAGCCAGGTCAGCAGGGGTGATAGTGATTATTGGGTGGTAAAGATAGATGCCACTGGCAAGAAAGTTGGGGATAAGACCTATGGCGGAAGTGATTTAGATTGGCTTACTGCTATGATCCCTATCCCGGCCGGTGGCTACCTTTTGGGGGGGTATTCTAGGTCAAGTATAGGCGGCGATAAGAGTGAAGTTACTCGGGGCCATACGGATTTTTGGATAATAAAGATTCAAGAGCAAGCCACTCCGCCCCATCCAAATACTTGGAATTTACGGTATGGTGGCAGTGGGGTGGACCGGTTCACGGTGGTGATCAAGACGCGTGATGGTGGTTATCTCTCTGGTGGTTACTCCAACTCTCCTGTTAGTGGGGATAAAAGCCAGAATAATAGAGGCGGTGCCGACTACTGGATCGTAAAAACTGACGAGAAAGGCGCCAAGCAATGGGACAGACGTTATGGTGGTAGCAACCACGACTACCTCAACCGCATCATTCCCACTTCAGATGGCGGGTATTTGCTGGCTGGTTCTTCTACCTCTGGGAAAGGAGGAGATAAAAATGAAGGTAACAGAGGTGATCAGGACTATTGGATTGTCAAGATCAGTAATGATGGTACTAAGCAGTGGGACAAGACCTATGGTGGCTCAGGCTTCGATGATTTACGCAAAGTCAACCAGCTTTCCAATGGCGACTACCTGCTAGCAGGTACCAGTGCTTCTGGGGTAAGTGGGGATAAAACACAACCGAGTCAGGGCGGCAAAGACTATTGGATTGTCCGAATAGATCAAGTGGGTAACAAACGCTGGGATAAGACTTACGGGGGCAGCGAGGATGAGAACCTGGAAAGCTTCACCAAGATTAGCAATGGGGAATTCCTTTTAGCCGGTTCCTCCGCTTCGGGTATAAGCGGCAATAAGAGTCAGGTGAGTAGAGGGAGTAAGGATTACTGGTTAGTGCGCATCAACAGCAACGGTACACTCCTTTGGGATAAGAGCTACGGAGGAGATCAAGATGACGAGCTATACTCCGTTGGCATTACCAGCAGTGGCGAGTATTTTGTGGCGGGTCACAGTTCTTCCGGTCAGAGTGGCGACAAGACCCAGGCCAGCCAGGGCAATAGTGACTACTGGATGCTGAAACTCAGCAACACGGGGGAGAAGCTGTGGGACAAGAGCTTTGGGGGCAGTGGGGTAGAAACGCTACGGTCGATTATTGAAGTTCGGGGGGGCGGCTACGTGTTAGCCGGTTCTTCTAACTCGCCCATCAGCGGGGATAAAACCCAAGCCAGCCAAGGTGGAATGGATTACTGGATCATCAAGACCGATGCTGAAGGTAACAAGCAGTATGACCAGCGGTATGGAGGAGCGGGAGAGGAGGAGTTGCGGTATATTCAAAGAGCCGCGGATGGGGGTTTGTTGTTGGGCGGGAGATCGGAGTCTGGGGTGAGTGGAAATAGAACCCAACCCAGCCAGGGACAAATGGATTACTGGCTGGTGAAAATAGCACCAGTGAAAACCACGCCTACTACCATCGCC
The sequence above is a segment of the Adhaeribacter swui genome. Coding sequences within it:
- a CDS encoding T9SS type A sorting domain-containing protein, producing MAIVVTADSGFLLAGYSSSGIGGEKSQVSRGDSDYWVVKIDATGKKVGDKTYGGSDLDWLTAMIPIPAGGYLLGGYSRSSIGGDKSEVTRGHTDFWIIKIQEQATPPHPNTWNLRYGGSGVDRFTVVIKTRDGGYLSGGYSNSPVSGDKSQNNRGGADYWIVKTDEKGAKQWDRRYGGSNHDYLNRIIPTSDGGYLLAGSSTSGKGGDKNEGNRGDQDYWIVKISNDGTKQWDKTYGGSGFDDLRKVNQLSNGDYLLAGTSASGVSGDKTQPSQGGKDYWIVRIDQVGNKRWDKTYGGSEDENLESFTKISNGEFLLAGSSASGISGNKSQVSRGSKDYWLVRINSNGTLLWDKSYGGDQDDELYSVGITSSGEYFVAGHSSSGQSGDKTQASQGNSDYWMLKLSNTGEKLWDKSFGGSGVETLRSIIEVRGGGYVLAGSSNSPISGDKTQASQGGMDYWIIKTDAEGNKQYDQRYGGAGEEELRYIQRAADGGLLLGGRSESGVSGNRTQPSQGQMDYWLVKIAPVKTTPTTIARVVAKSETLAAVNLNAFPNPTIGHQVIVTFTVPQTQFVNLRVHDSQGRVLNTLFEAVAQAGQEYKSTWFVKNQSTGMYFLRLQTPSKACTQKLIVSK